The following proteins are encoded in a genomic region of Desulfosporosinus youngiae DSM 17734:
- a CDS encoding DUF4352 domain-containing protein, with protein sequence MKKTLIIFLSLVLMLTFAACGEKNGGKSPSESSAPTESGNTPSSKAGADENKYYGIGEAAEVDGIEITIDKIEIIDDSSILQKYVEGSVYVKVYATVKNISDEIQFAKDPLLCIVRDGEYDAELSDESRNRDVWNFETEGMYFEEAIDPGETNSGWMVFQLKPDEKEIIMKYNVMYDTVKFKLPIA encoded by the coding sequence AAAAGACATTAATTATATTTTTATCATTGGTACTTATGCTCACCTTCGCCGCTTGCGGTGAAAAGAACGGCGGTAAATCACCGTCAGAAAGCTCCGCGCCCACCGAATCGGGAAATACTCCCTCCAGTAAAGCGGGAGCGGATGAAAACAAGTATTACGGCATCGGCGAGGCGGCAGAGGTCGACGGCATTGAGATTACAATCGACAAGATCGAAATTATTGACGATTCGAGCATTCTCCAGAAATATGTGGAGGGGTCCGTCTATGTCAAAGTTTATGCCACTGTAAAAAATATCTCTGATGAAATACAGTTTGCAAAGGATCCGCTGCTCTGCATCGTTCGAGACGGAGAGTACGACGCCGAGCTATCGGACGAGTCGCGCAACAGAGATGTATGGAATTTTGAAACCGAAGGAATGTATTTTGAGGAGGCGATCGACCCCGGTGAAACGAATAGCGGTTGGATGGTGTTCCAATTAAAACCGGACGAAAAAGAAATCATCATGAAATATAACGTCATGTACGATACCGTTAAATTTAAGCTTCCAATAGCCTAA